A part of Desulfotomaculum nigrificans DSM 574 genomic DNA contains:
- a CDS encoding phosphoribosyltransferase translates to MFKNRIDAGQRLAQELAGKGTKYDLVLAIPRGGVVVGAQVAAGLNLPLDIIIPRKIGAPQNPEVAIGAVTQDGTVIYNQNLLTRLRLTPEDVAPLVEEVISEINRRMMTYRGTVKPPDLAGKKVILVDDGIATGFTVIAALKSLKNSHCSKITLAVPVAPPDTVERLQQEVDELVCLRSEEPFYAVGQFYQNFCQIADDEVISLLKGQRCCK, encoded by the coding sequence TTGTTTAAGAATCGGATTGATGCGGGACAAAGGTTAGCCCAAGAGTTAGCCGGTAAAGGAACAAAGTATGACCTGGTGCTGGCCATCCCCAGGGGTGGTGTGGTGGTGGGGGCCCAGGTGGCGGCGGGTTTAAATTTGCCTTTAGACATTATTATTCCCAGAAAAATCGGAGCGCCGCAGAATCCGGAAGTGGCTATCGGTGCTGTGACTCAGGACGGTACAGTTATTTATAATCAAAACCTGCTGACCCGCCTGCGATTAACTCCGGAAGATGTGGCACCACTGGTGGAAGAAGTTATCAGTGAGATTAATAGACGTATGATGACCTATCGGGGAACCGTTAAACCACCTGATTTAGCCGGTAAAAAAGTAATTTTAGTGGACGATGGGATAGCCACAGGTTTTACGGTCATCGCTGCCTTGAAATCGTTGAAAAATTCCCACTGCAGCAAAATCACCCTGGCTGTTCCGGTGGCTCCGCCGGATACTGTAGAACGGCTGCAACAAGAAGTGGATGAACTGGTTTGTCTCCGGTCCGAAGAACCATTTTATGCGGTGGGCCAGTTCTACCAGAACTTTTGCCAGATTGCCGATGATGAGGTTATTTCCTTACTTAAAGGACAGAGATGTTGTAAATAA
- a CDS encoding mechanosensitive ion channel family protein, which produces MDLAAIKQWLLGLYTVEDITAAFTTALRIVITLILAKLVIYYGGKIIEKIFNSKASKFISDHRAQTLTGLLKSILKYTVYFVAAMSIIQIFVPNAAKTVLAGAGILGLAVGFGAQNLVRDVITGFFILFEDQFAVGDYVTVAGVTGTVEEIGLRVTKIREAGGQLHIIPNGIINQVANYNRGGIMAMVEIGISYEENIDRAIDVLKKMSAQFAVDWQEDLLEGPDVLGVVRFGESDVVIRIVAKTKPMRQWEIERQLRKSIKEVFDREGIEIPYPRRVVIATGGGSGA; this is translated from the coding sequence ATGGATTTAGCGGCAATTAAGCAGTGGCTGCTGGGGTTATATACAGTAGAAGATATTACAGCTGCCTTTACCACCGCTTTAAGAATAGTCATTACTCTGATTTTAGCTAAACTGGTTATTTATTATGGCGGCAAAATCATTGAAAAGATTTTTAACAGCAAGGCAAGTAAGTTCATCAGTGATCACAGGGCCCAAACCCTAACTGGTCTGCTGAAGAGTATTTTAAAATATACGGTTTATTTCGTAGCAGCCATGTCCATTATCCAGATTTTTGTTCCTAATGCAGCTAAAACCGTTTTAGCCGGGGCCGGCATTTTAGGTCTGGCGGTTGGTTTTGGAGCCCAGAACCTGGTGCGGGATGTGATTACCGGGTTTTTTATCCTTTTTGAAGATCAATTTGCCGTGGGAGATTATGTTACTGTGGCCGGTGTTACCGGTACAGTGGAGGAAATTGGCCTTAGGGTAACTAAAATTAGAGAAGCCGGCGGCCAACTTCACATTATTCCTAACGGTATCATTAACCAGGTGGCAAACTATAACCGGGGCGGTATCATGGCGATGGTGGAAATAGGCATATCCTACGAAGAAAACATAGATCGGGCCATTGATGTGTTAAAGAAAATGAGTGCCCAATTTGCGGTTGACTGGCAGGAGGACCTGTTAGAAGGACCGGATGTACTAGGTGTAGTGAGGTTTGGCGAATCAGACGTGGTTATTAGGATAGTGGCTAAGACCAAACCCATGCGCCAGTGGGAAATCGAGCGTCAACTAAGAAAAAGCATTAAAGAAGTTTTTGACCGAGAGGGAATCGAAATTCCTTATCCTCGCCGGGTAGTTATCGCCACAGGAGGTGGTTCCGGTGCATAA
- a CDS encoding single-stranded DNA-binding protein produces the protein MLNKIILIGRLTRDPELRYTTNGTAVAKFSLAVDRPQFNKEKEKETDFIDVVVWSKLAEICANNLGKGRLVAVEGRLQIRSYDDNQGIRRKAAEVVAENVKFLDWPKDRDNLGGGTGYGGGNLGSDFGSEISFNGDDIPF, from the coding sequence ATGCTCAATAAGATTATTTTAATTGGGCGTCTAACCCGGGATCCCGAACTCCGTTACACCACAAACGGTACTGCAGTGGCCAAGTTTAGTTTGGCGGTTGATCGTCCGCAATTTAATAAAGAAAAAGAAAAGGAAACGGATTTTATCGATGTGGTGGTATGGTCTAAACTGGCCGAAATCTGTGCCAACAATTTAGGCAAAGGTCGGTTAGTGGCAGTAGAAGGCCGGCTGCAAATCCGTTCCTATGACGATAACCAGGGTATTCGCCGTAAGGCTGCTGAGGTAGTGGCAGAAAACGTAAAGTTCCTGGACTGGCCTAAAGACAGAGATAATTTAGGCGGTGGTACCGGGTACGGCGGTGGCAACCTGGGCAGTGATTTTGGCAGCGAAATTAGCTTTAACGGAGACGACATACCGTTCTAA
- the rpsF gene encoding 30S ribosomal protein S6 produces the protein MRNYEVMYIVKPDVEDEQLNALVERFKGLVENQGAEVTKLDKWGKRRLAYEVNHLREGIYVVMQFKAEPAAAAELDRVLKISDDIIRHIIVREDE, from the coding sequence GTGCGCAATTACGAAGTGATGTACATTGTCAAACCCGATGTTGAAGATGAACAATTAAATGCTTTAGTGGAGAGGTTCAAGGGTCTGGTGGAAAATCAAGGCGCCGAAGTTACCAAACTTGATAAGTGGGGTAAGCGTCGTCTGGCCTATGAAGTTAACCACCTCCGCGAAGGTATTTATGTGGTAATGCAGTTTAAGGCTGAGCCCGCTGCAGCTGCCGAATTGGATCGGGTTCTGAAGATTTCTGACGACATCATTCGCCACATAATTGTTCGTGAGGATGAGTAG
- the yyaC gene encoding spore protease YyaC, producing the protein MSLTFNTVEQTVPTPKTRISVEDPLAVDNFSWDLAARLKAYGVKHDSRVVIVCIGTDRSTGDCLGPLVGSKLTTSPGHNFIVYGTLDEPVHASNLHQKLADIQANHPDAVVIAVDACLGHLENVGCVSIGDGSLQPGAGVNKSLPSVGQLHIAGVVNVGGFMEYLVLQNTRLHLVMRLADLITEGLLKTAQILTNEETRSC; encoded by the coding sequence ATGTCTTTAACTTTTAATACGGTGGAACAAACTGTTCCTACCCCCAAAACCAGGATTAGTGTCGAGGACCCCCTCGCTGTAGATAACTTTAGTTGGGATTTGGCCGCCAGGTTAAAGGCTTACGGCGTTAAACATGATTCCCGTGTGGTGATTGTTTGTATCGGTACCGACCGGTCCACCGGGGATTGCCTGGGGCCTTTGGTGGGCTCTAAACTGACCACCAGTCCGGGCCACAATTTTATCGTTTATGGTACCCTGGATGAACCGGTGCACGCCAGCAATTTGCATCAGAAGTTGGCAGATATTCAGGCGAACCACCCGGATGCCGTAGTAATTGCTGTTGATGCCTGTCTGGGTCATTTAGAAAATGTAGGTTGTGTGAGCATTGGCGATGGTTCCCTGCAACCCGGGGCCGGGGTGAATAAATCCCTGCCGTCTGTGGGGCAGTTGCATATTGCCGGGGTGGTTAACGTAGGCGGCTTTATGGAATACCTTGTATTACAAAATACCAGGTTACATCTGGTCATGCGATTAGCCGATCTGATCACCGAAGGTTTACTTAAGACTGCGCAAATATTAACTAATGAAGAAACCCGAAGTTGTTAG
- the rsmG gene encoding 16S rRNA (guanine(527)-N(7))-methyltransferase RsmG: MVDVTPFLNQGLEEIGLPIETQQISLFNKYLSLIIEGNEKINLTAILEPKEVAIKHFVDSLTCLLAVSFPTGAKVLDIGSGAGFPGVPLKIYRPDLQITLMDSLNKRILFLQDTINKLGLNNITAIHSRAEDFGQQPANRENFDVVVSRAVARLVVLSEYCLPCVKIGGYFISQKGPDIDNEIKEAQKAIDKLGGQLSEVKKLQLPLIGDPRSLVVIKKIKPTPKQYPRKAGVPAKKPIV; encoded by the coding sequence TTGGTTGATGTTACTCCTTTTTTAAATCAAGGATTAGAAGAAATTGGTTTGCCCATAGAGACCCAACAAATTAGTTTATTCAATAAATATTTGTCCTTAATTATTGAGGGAAACGAAAAGATTAATCTTACCGCAATCCTTGAACCTAAAGAAGTGGCCATTAAACACTTTGTTGATTCTCTTACCTGTTTATTGGCGGTTTCTTTCCCCACCGGTGCTAAGGTACTGGATATCGGTTCCGGCGCCGGGTTTCCGGGCGTCCCATTAAAAATATACCGACCGGATCTACAGATAACATTAATGGATTCTTTAAATAAAAGAATACTTTTCTTACAGGATACCATTAATAAACTGGGGCTCAATAATATCACTGCCATACACAGCCGGGCTGAAGATTTTGGCCAACAACCTGCTAATCGGGAAAATTTTGATGTGGTTGTTTCCAGGGCAGTGGCCAGGTTGGTTGTATTATCTGAATACTGTTTACCCTGTGTTAAAATCGGTGGTTATTTCATTTCCCAAAAGGGACCGGATATTGATAATGAAATTAAAGAGGCGCAAAAGGCCATAGATAAACTGGGGGGCCAGTTAAGCGAGGTTAAAAAACTTCAATTACCTTTAATTGGGGATCCAAGAAGTTTAGTGGTTATTAAAAAAATAAAGCCAACCCCTAAACAATATCCCCGCAAAGCAGGAGTTCCTGCTAAAAAACCAATAGTATAA
- a CDS encoding aminopeptidase: protein MSFKPEQLKYSRKNVWAQSSDAMRQEIMNFSEDYKHFLVAGKTERACVREIIKRAAAQGFKFIEQSNGLKPGDKIMMNNRGKALLLAVIGQQGLDNGVSLIGSHTDVPRLDLKPQPLFEEAGMAYFKTHYYGGIKKYQWLARPLALHGVVCLQNGQTIDIAIGDGPGDPVFNITDLLPHLAKDQMVKKLTEAVDGEQLNILIGGIPLKDGEKDNAVKLAILNLLHQNYGITEEDLISAELEAVPAGPAYDVGLDRSMVGAYGQDDRVCVYTSLRAILETTNPFRTAVALFVDKEEIGSTGNTGMNGSFLPDALAEIGSRLHPQFNNLTLRRVLAKSIALSADVTPGLDPNFEGVLEKNNAARIGGGVAISKYTGAKGKYHTNDASAEFVAFVRSLFNRNNIVWQTGELGKVDQGGGGTIAHMIAELGFEVIDCGVALLSMHAPFEIASKADVFEAYRAYKAFFAL from the coding sequence GTGTCTTTTAAACCGGAACAACTAAAGTATAGTCGTAAGAATGTATGGGCCCAGTCCAGTGATGCCATGCGACAAGAAATCATGAACTTCAGTGAGGACTATAAACATTTTCTGGTTGCCGGTAAAACCGAAAGAGCCTGTGTCAGGGAGATTATTAAACGAGCCGCGGCCCAGGGGTTTAAATTTATCGAACAAAGTAATGGCTTAAAACCCGGCGATAAAATAATGATGAATAACCGGGGAAAAGCTTTGCTGCTGGCGGTAATCGGTCAGCAGGGATTAGATAATGGGGTTAGTTTAATTGGTTCCCATACCGATGTACCTAGGCTGGACCTGAAGCCCCAACCCCTGTTTGAGGAAGCAGGTATGGCTTATTTTAAAACTCATTACTATGGCGGTATTAAAAAGTACCAGTGGTTGGCCAGGCCGCTGGCCTTACATGGTGTGGTTTGTCTGCAGAATGGTCAAACCATAGACATTGCCATTGGGGATGGTCCCGGCGACCCGGTTTTTAACATCACCGACCTGCTGCCGCACCTGGCTAAGGATCAGATGGTGAAAAAGTTAACTGAAGCAGTGGATGGTGAACAGCTAAATATTCTGATCGGGGGTATACCCTTAAAAGACGGGGAAAAGGACAATGCTGTCAAACTGGCCATATTAAATTTACTGCATCAAAATTATGGTATTACCGAGGAAGATCTCATTAGTGCCGAATTAGAAGCGGTACCCGCCGGTCCGGCCTATGATGTAGGGTTGGACCGCAGCATGGTGGGGGCCTATGGGCAGGATGACCGGGTATGTGTTTACACCTCTTTGCGGGCTATTTTAGAAACTACTAACCCATTCCGCACGGCGGTGGCTTTATTTGTTGATAAGGAGGAAATTGGCAGCACCGGCAATACCGGTATGAACGGCAGTTTCCTGCCGGATGCCCTGGCGGAAATAGGCTCCCGGTTACATCCACAGTTTAACAACCTGACACTACGCCGGGTATTGGCCAAATCCATCGCTCTATCCGCAGATGTGACCCCCGGTCTGGACCCCAACTTTGAGGGAGTGCTGGAAAAGAATAATGCCGCCCGGATTGGTGGCGGGGTGGCAATCAGCAAGTATACCGGAGCCAAGGGTAAGTATCACACCAATGATGCCAGTGCCGAATTTGTGGCTTTTGTCAGGTCGTTGTTTAATAGAAATAACATCGTTTGGCAGACCGGAGAGCTGGGTAAAGTTGATCAGGGTGGTGGCGGTACCATCGCCCATATGATTGCCGAGCTGGGTTTTGAGGTTATTGATTGCGGGGTGGCCTTACTTTCTATGCACGCCCCCTTTGAAATTGCCAGCAAGGCAGATGTGTTTGAGGCATACAGGGCATATAAAGCGTTCTTTGCATTATAG
- a CDS encoding CvpA family protein, which yields MSAINWVDYSFLAILVLSGLKGWATGILRSLVRIAGLIVSFWVAVTYHTKMAAWLSSQWGWADTLAQILKPLVKLPGPFNNAEILKLPVGLLQQISTSIPLPPPWPQIIGHLSKLGPHQNVGQAINLLLARGIIEIFSFVVILILVRGVINFLGSVILLPVRFTPLGLVDKMGGLVLGLITGCVIIAVIMTIMAPLQIPLALIGAQGILGVLARGLNDSYIMTNFGSLVYSTNIIPSLIPELGKDFLLKNLKHPVGTKI from the coding sequence GTGTCTGCAATAAATTGGGTTGATTACTCATTTTTAGCTATTTTAGTACTTTCCGGTCTTAAAGGATGGGCCACCGGTATCCTGCGTAGTTTGGTTCGGATAGCCGGTTTAATTGTTTCCTTTTGGGTGGCCGTTACCTATCACACCAAAATGGCCGCTTGGCTGTCCAGCCAATGGGGTTGGGCAGACACTCTGGCCCAAATTTTAAAACCTCTGGTAAAGCTGCCGGGTCCCTTTAACAATGCGGAAATCCTGAAATTACCCGTGGGATTGCTGCAGCAAATAAGCACCAGCATCCCCTTGCCACCGCCGTGGCCGCAGATAATTGGTCATCTAAGTAAGCTGGGACCGCACCAAAATGTGGGACAGGCCATTAATTTGTTATTGGCCCGGGGTATAATTGAAATATTTTCCTTTGTCGTTATACTTATACTGGTTAGGGGTGTTATCAACTTTTTAGGGTCCGTTATATTGCTGCCGGTTAGGTTTACACCCCTGGGTTTGGTGGACAAAATGGGAGGTTTAGTGCTGGGTTTAATTACCGGTTGCGTTATCATTGCCGTGATCATGACTATTATGGCCCCCCTGCAAATTCCCTTAGCCTTAATTGGTGCCCAGGGAATCCTGGGGGTATTGGCAAGAGGTCTAAATGATTCCTACATTATGACCAATTTTGGATCTTTAGTGTATAGTACAAATATAATTCCTTCGTTAATACCTGAGTTGGGAAAGGATTTCTTGCTTAAGAACCTGAAGCATCCGGTGGGAACCAAAATTTAA
- the larC gene encoding nickel pincer cofactor biosynthesis protein LarC — translation MFNLKILYFDCFAGLQEEAALAALLRAGGSESFLQEELAKINVYNFKIKFWPTSSTTSAKIELLNYENQPVYTYEDMVQIIETSDLKPEAKELAIKMIDKLARAEAVTAGLVTEKVFVQELASLNSILYMVGISILISAIAPDKIMMSALPLGAGLIKKGNDWLPLPTPVTLELVKGIPVKLIPMQSEMVTPGGAAIAATLVDEFGSPPLMIPLSVGYGPGSGDAGLPNLLRVIIGEIEDLGATGDRVAVLETNIDDMNPEFYPFIIERLLSQGALDAFLTPIIMKKGRPAIKLSVLCKQDDVAHITDLMLKESSTLGIRISYQNRRIAFREIVQVNTTYGEIKVKVSRLTPGAPILRITPEYEDCRAMALAANVPISKVYSAALEEAEAKLMVNKTNNFKNKN, via the coding sequence GTGTTTAATTTGAAGATTCTATATTTTGATTGTTTTGCCGGTTTGCAAGAGGAGGCAGCCCTGGCTGCCCTTTTACGTGCCGGGGGCAGTGAATCTTTTTTACAAGAAGAATTGGCTAAAATCAATGTATATAATTTTAAGATAAAATTTTGGCCCACTTCATCAACTACTTCGGCTAAGATTGAGTTATTAAATTATGAAAATCAACCGGTCTATACCTACGAGGATATGGTACAAATAATCGAAACCAGTGACCTAAAGCCTGAGGCTAAAGAATTGGCCATTAAAATGATCGATAAACTAGCCCGGGCAGAAGCTGTTACCGCCGGATTGGTTACAGAAAAGGTTTTTGTTCAAGAATTAGCATCCCTTAATTCTATTTTGTATATGGTTGGTATATCAATTTTAATCAGTGCCATAGCCCCTGATAAAATAATGATGTCTGCACTCCCTTTAGGTGCTGGTTTAATTAAAAAAGGTAACGACTGGCTACCACTCCCTACCCCGGTTACTCTGGAATTGGTCAAGGGGATCCCGGTAAAGCTTATCCCTATGCAGAGTGAAATGGTAACTCCCGGGGGTGCAGCCATAGCGGCAACGCTGGTGGACGAATTTGGCTCCCCGCCGTTGATGATACCGTTGTCAGTTGGTTATGGCCCCGGTTCCGGTGATGCAGGTTTACCCAATTTACTTAGAGTAATTATCGGAGAAATTGAAGATTTAGGGGCAACCGGAGACCGGGTAGCTGTTTTAGAAACCAACATTGATGATATGAATCCGGAATTTTACCCCTTTATTATTGAAAGGTTGCTCTCCCAGGGGGCATTGGATGCCTTTCTTACCCCCATTATTATGAAAAAAGGCCGTCCCGCCATTAAATTATCGGTGCTGTGTAAACAAGATGATGTTGCTCATATTACCGATCTGATGCTCAAGGAATCATCCACGCTGGGTATCCGCATAAGTTATCAAAATCGCCGCATCGCATTTAGGGAAATTGTGCAGGTAAATACCACTTATGGAGAAATTAAGGTTAAAGTATCTCGTCTAACCCCGGGGGCACCTATCCTTAGAATTACGCCGGAATATGAAGATTGCCGGGCTATGGCCTTAGCGGCCAATGTACCTATTTCCAAGGTATACTCGGCCGCCCTCGAAGAAGCGGAAGCTAAGCTTATGGTTAATAAAACAAATAACTTTAAAAACAAAAATTAA
- a CDS encoding ParA family protein, whose translation MGKIIAIANQKGGVAKTTTAVNLGASLSLMGQPVLLVDIDPQGNASSGVGIDKNDLDRCVYDVLINEVPPEEVIINTEIRNLDIIPATMQLAGAEVEMVSMLAREQILKRALVPLKDRYQYIIIDCPPSLGLLTLNALAAANSLLIPIQCEFYALEGVGQLMNTIQLVQKHLNPDLKIEGVLLTMFDARLNLSIQVVDEVKKVFGTKVFKNIIPRNVRLSEAPSHGLPVVVYDPKSKGSEAYRELAKEVMGIE comes from the coding sequence TTGGGGAAAATAATCGCCATAGCAAATCAAAAAGGCGGAGTGGCAAAGACCACAACCGCCGTCAATTTAGGGGCCAGCCTCTCCCTAATGGGCCAACCTGTCTTGCTTGTGGACATTGACCCCCAGGGAAATGCCAGTAGCGGTGTTGGTATAGACAAAAATGATTTAGACCGGTGTGTATATGATGTGCTTATTAATGAGGTACCACCGGAAGAGGTTATTATTAACACTGAGATTAGAAATTTGGATATTATTCCTGCCACTATGCAGTTGGCCGGTGCAGAAGTGGAAATGGTATCGATGCTGGCCAGGGAACAGATACTCAAAAGAGCCCTCGTGCCCCTGAAAGATAGATACCAGTATATTATTATTGATTGCCCGCCTTCATTGGGACTGCTGACACTAAATGCTTTAGCTGCGGCCAACTCCTTGTTAATTCCTATTCAATGTGAGTTTTATGCTTTGGAAGGTGTAGGTCAGTTAATGAACACCATTCAGTTGGTACAAAAACACCTTAATCCTGATTTAAAAATTGAGGGTGTTTTATTGACTATGTTTGATGCCAGGCTTAACCTTTCCATTCAAGTGGTGGATGAGGTAAAAAAAGTTTTTGGCACCAAGGTATTTAAAAACATTATTCCCAGGAATGTACGCTTAAGCGAGGCCCCCAGTCATGGCCTGCCGGTTGTTGTTTATGATCCCAAATCCAAAGGATCTGAGGCTTACCGAGAACTAGCTAAGGAAGTGATGGGTATTGAATAA
- a CDS encoding DUF4446 family protein — protein MNNIWQVIEINSSAIILGLSVLVILLLLSQLILYRRFKAVSRRYKLLTRGPSGVDLEQILHQYASDVKNLEQLARELAQEQNLIKVQVAESINNIGLVRFNAFENMGSDLSFSLSLLDRKGDGVVLTGLYGRDETRIYAKPVRKGTSDYSLTEEEQQAIKKTMEANLHN, from the coding sequence ATGAACAATATTTGGCAGGTCATTGAAATAAATTCTTCCGCCATTATCCTTGGTTTATCAGTTCTGGTGATCCTATTGCTGTTGTCTCAGTTAATATTATACCGCCGTTTTAAGGCAGTAAGCAGAAGATACAAACTGCTCACCCGTGGTCCTTCGGGAGTAGATTTAGAGCAAATTTTACACCAATATGCCAGTGATGTAAAGAATTTAGAACAATTGGCCCGGGAGTTAGCACAGGAACAAAATTTGATAAAAGTTCAAGTGGCGGAGAGTATTAATAATATAGGTTTGGTCAGGTTTAACGCCTTTGAAAATATGGGTAGTGACCTTAGTTTCTCCCTGTCCCTGCTTGATCGAAAGGGAGATGGCGTAGTTTTAACCGGCCTTTACGGCAGGGATGAAACAAGAATTTATGCTAAGCCTGTGCGTAAAGGAACTTCTGATTACAGTTTGACAGAAGAAGAACAACAAGCCATCAAAAAAACCATGGAGGCCAACTTGCATAATTAA
- a CDS encoding DUF951 domain-containing protein, with product MHKYQIGDVVKTRKPHPCGNDTWEVMRVGVDFRIKCQKCGRVLMLPRQKFEKSVKAVVSTGGQ from the coding sequence GTGCATAAATATCAAATTGGGGATGTGGTAAAAACCCGTAAACCCCATCCCTGTGGTAACGACACTTGGGAAGTCATGCGTGTTGGCGTGGATTTTCGGATTAAATGCCAGAAATGCGGCCGGGTACTAATGCTGCCCCGGCAGAAATTTGAAAAAAGCGTGAAAGCAGTGGTAAGCACGGGGGGCCAATAG
- a CDS encoding ParB/RepB/Spo0J family partition protein encodes MNKKRGLGKGLQALMPISSNEPPAQGMLKEIRVSDIRPNPKQPRLRMDQEKLMELVESIREYGVVQPVVVRVRPGGGYELIAGERRWRACQQLGLEYIPAVVREFGELQSAAIALIENLQRENLNPLEEATAYKRLMDEFQLTQDEVSQRVGKSRPQITNMLRLLSLPNEIKVWLNTGELSVGHARALLGLDSRQQQIDLANLIIKKNLSVRQVEDMVRTINKKNETGEPPKKKDKPKKPEIIEIEDQLRSVLGTKVQIKTNKRGGKIEIDFYDDVDLDRILELLLADEIKMA; translated from the coding sequence TTGAATAAGAAAAGAGGTTTAGGAAAAGGATTACAGGCCCTCATGCCTATTAGCTCCAATGAACCCCCGGCCCAGGGTATGTTAAAGGAAATTAGAGTGTCGGACATCAGACCTAACCCTAAACAACCACGCCTGCGCATGGATCAAGAAAAATTAATGGAATTGGTTGAATCTATCAGGGAATACGGCGTAGTACAACCGGTAGTGGTCAGGGTGCGGCCTGGCGGCGGCTATGAATTGATTGCCGGTGAACGAAGATGGCGAGCCTGTCAGCAATTAGGTTTGGAGTACATTCCGGCGGTGGTTAGAGAATTTGGAGAACTGCAATCAGCGGCCATAGCTTTGATTGAAAACTTACAAAGGGAAAATCTAAATCCCCTGGAAGAAGCAACAGCTTACAAAAGACTGATGGATGAGTTTCAATTAACCCAGGATGAGGTATCTCAACGGGTTGGTAAAAGCAGACCGCAAATTACAAATATGCTGCGTTTATTAAGCCTACCCAATGAAATTAAGGTTTGGTTAAATACAGGTGAGTTGTCAGTTGGGCACGCCAGGGCTTTATTAGGTTTAGATTCCCGTCAACAGCAAATTGATTTAGCTAATTTAATCATCAAGAAAAACCTGTCGGTGCGCCAGGTAGAAGATATGGTCAGGACTATAAACAAAAAAAATGAGACCGGAGAGCCACCAAAGAAGAAAGATAAGCCTAAAAAACCTGAAATAATTGAAATAGAAGACCAGTTAAGGTCTGTGTTGGGCACCAAGGTACAAATTAAAACTAATAAACGGGGCGGCAAAATTGAAATTGATTTCTATGATGATGTTGATTTAGATAGAATTCTAGAATTATTATTAGCTGATGAAATAAAGATGGCCTGA
- a CDS encoding DUF554 domain-containing protein: MTGTIANAAAIVAGTAVGLIFRKGISESINNTVMSGIGLAVALIGFKMAFKTENELIVILSLVVGGIIGEVLNIEGRLAKLGAYLESKVGGSDGEVARAFVTTSLIYCVGAMAIMGALEDGLSGNATTLYAKSLLDGTSAVIFSSTMGFGVAFSAIPVLIYQGAITLMAGVLKSFLTPAMITEMTATGGLLIVGIASNILGIKAIKVGNLLPAIIMAIFFSWLWAKLNIGI, encoded by the coding sequence ATGACAGGGACAATAGCCAACGCAGCAGCAATTGTGGCTGGCACTGCCGTAGGACTGATATTTCGTAAGGGTATCAGTGAATCAATAAATAATACAGTAATGAGTGGGATAGGTTTAGCTGTAGCCTTAATCGGATTTAAAATGGCCTTTAAAACTGAGAATGAATTAATTGTCATTTTAAGCCTGGTTGTCGGCGGAATAATAGGTGAAGTATTGAATATTGAAGGTAGACTGGCTAAGCTTGGTGCCTATTTAGAATCCAAAGTGGGCGGTTCGGATGGTGAGGTGGCCAGGGCCTTTGTAACCACCAGCCTGATTTATTGTGTAGGGGCCATGGCTATCATGGGGGCCCTGGAAGATGGTTTGAGCGGTAACGCCACCACCCTCTATGCTAAGTCATTATTGGACGGAACTTCAGCAGTGATCTTTTCATCTACCATGGGGTTTGGTGTAGCCTTTTCCGCCATTCCGGTGCTGATCTATCAAGGAGCTATTACATTAATGGCCGGAGTCCTGAAATCTTTTTTGACCCCAGCCATGATTACAGAAATGACCGCCACCGGTGGGTTATTAATTGTAGGTATAGCCAGCAATATTTTGGGTATCAAGGCGATCAAGGTAGGTAACCTGCTACCGGCTATTATAATGGCTATATTCTTTTCCTGGTTATGGGCTAAATTAAATATAGGGATATGA